From one Agrobacterium fabrum str. C58 genomic stretch:
- a CDS encoding ArsR/SmtB family transcription factor codes for MAPNFLLVDAEKEFDVLKAAASLIRVQILKLLHEANGLNVNEIAQRLALPQSTVSAGVAVLEEAGLLRTETRKARKGSQKICFATCDELIVSFRKPETPAASNYIAVAMPLGLYTQSSVTAPCGICSPEGIIGLLDVPDTFMDPDRMKTALLWLTSGFVEYQFPNNAKIQGRNVEEIEFSMEVSSEVPGTHSNWPSDITLSVNGKEIGVWTSPGDFGDKRGVFTPDWWKLSGSQYGMLKTWRITPQGTYVDGTRISDVTLADIDLASHRSIRLRIEVKADAKHPGGLNIFGRGFGNYDQDIVLRLRTAV; via the coding sequence ATGGCGCCCAATTTCCTCCTCGTTGATGCTGAAAAAGAATTCGATGTGCTGAAGGCGGCTGCGTCGCTGATCCGCGTGCAGATATTGAAGTTGCTGCATGAGGCCAATGGCCTGAACGTCAACGAGATCGCCCAGAGGCTGGCGCTGCCGCAATCCACCGTATCGGCCGGCGTGGCGGTTCTCGAAGAGGCGGGGTTGTTGCGAACGGAGACGCGCAAGGCGCGCAAGGGCAGTCAGAAAATCTGCTTTGCCACCTGCGACGAGCTCATCGTTTCTTTCCGAAAACCGGAGACGCCAGCAGCTTCCAACTATATCGCAGTGGCGATGCCGCTCGGTCTTTATACGCAGAGTTCGGTCACCGCGCCCTGCGGCATCTGCTCGCCGGAGGGTATCATCGGGCTGCTGGATGTGCCCGATACATTCATGGATCCGGACCGCATGAAGACGGCGCTGCTGTGGCTGACCTCGGGTTTCGTGGAGTATCAATTCCCCAATAATGCCAAGATTCAGGGCCGGAACGTCGAGGAAATCGAATTTTCGATGGAAGTGAGTTCCGAGGTGCCGGGAACCCACAGCAATTGGCCGTCCGATATCACGCTGTCCGTGAACGGCAAGGAAATCGGTGTCTGGACCTCGCCGGGCGACTTCGGCGACAAGCGGGGCGTCTTTACGCCGGACTGGTGGAAACTGTCCGGTTCCCAATATGGCATGCTGAAAACATGGCGTATCACACCGCAGGGAACCTATGTCGACGGAACGCGGATTTCGGATGTCACGCTTGCGGATATTGATCTAGCAAGCCACCGTTCCATTCGCTTGCGCATTGAGGTCAAGGCCGATGCAAAACATCCCGGCGGGTTGAATATATTCGGTCGCGGTTTCGGCAATTACGATCAGGACATCGTCCTGCGTCTGCGAACGGCCGTCTGA